A stretch of the Chelonoidis abingdonii isolate Lonesome George chromosome 11, CheloAbing_2.0, whole genome shotgun sequence genome encodes the following:
- the UBQLN4 gene encoding ubiquilin-4 yields MGSANFMELQQQMQRQLMSNPEMLSQIMENPLVQNMMSNPDLMRQMIMANPQMQQLMERNPEISHMLNNPELMRQTMELARNPAMMQEMMRNQDRALSNLESIPGGYNALRRMYTDIQEPMFSAAREQFGSNPFSSLAGNSESSSSQPLRTENREPLPNPWSPTPPASQAQVPSSEGSTGSTASQSTPTVSNPFGINAASLGTGMFNSPEMQGLLQQISENPQLMQNMISAPYMRSMMQTLSQNPDFAAQMMVNVPLFAGNPQLQEQLRLQLPVFLQQMQNPDSLSILTNPRAMQALLQIQQGLQTLQTEAPGLVPSLGSFGIPRIPPSSAGGSTIPENPVSSTSTPASASPVGGSNPQQQLMQQMIQLLAGGNSQVQSPEVRFQQQLEQLNAMGFINREANLQALIATGGDINAAIERLLGSQPS; encoded by the exons ATGGGCTCCGCCAATTTcatggagctccagcagcagatgCAACGGCAGCTGATGTCCAACCCAGAGATGCTTTCGCAGATTATGGAGAACCCCCTTGTGCAGAACATGATGTCCAACCCCGACCTCATGAGACAGATGATCATGGCCAATCCCCAAATGCAGCAACTGATGGAACGAAACCCTGAGATAAGCCACATGCTGAACAACCCCGAGCTCATGAGACAG acAATGGAATTGGCCCGCAATCCCGCCATGATGCAGGAGATGATGCGGAACCAGGACCGAGCTCTGAGTAACCTAGAGAGCATCCCAGGAGGATACAACGCCCTGCGCCGGATGTACACCGACATCCAGGAGCCCATGTTTAGCGCAGCCAGGGAGCAG TTTGGCAGCAATCCTTTCTCATCCTTGGCTGGGAACTCCGAGAGCTCGAGCTCCCAGCCTTTACGGACAGAAAATAGAGAGCCATTACCCAACCCCTGGAGCCCCACGCCGCCCGCCTCCCAAGCCCAGGTTCCTAGCAGTGAAGGGAGTACCGGATCAACGGCATCTCAGAGCACACCCACTGTATCCAATCCCTTTGGGATCAacgctgccagcctggggaccG GGATGTTTAACAGCCCAGAGATGCAAGGTCTCCTGCAGCAGATTTCAGAGAACCCGCAGCTGATGCAAAACATGATCTCTGCCCCTTACATGCGCAGTATGATGCAGACTCTCTCCCAGAACCCAGACTTCGCAGCACAG ATGATGGTAAACGTCCCACTCTTTGCCGGGAACCCGCAGCTTCAGGAGCAGCTACGGCTTCAGCTCCCCGTCTTTCTGCAGCAG ATGCAGAACCCAGACTCCCTCTCAATCCTGACGAACCCCAGAGCCATGCAAGCTCTCCTCCAGATCCAGCAGGGACTCCAGACGCTGCAAACAGAGGCCCCGGGACTAGTGCCAAG CCTCGGTTCCTTTGGAATCCCTCGAATCCCCCCATCCTCCGCAGGAGGAAGCACAATCCCAGAGAACCCTGTATCCTCCACTTCGACGCCTGCCAGTGCCTCTCCAGTAGGGGGCAGTAACCCCCAACAGCAGCTCATGCAGCAGATGATCCAACTCTTGGCTGGAGGAAACTCTCAA GTGCAGAGCCCCGAAGTGCGATTccaacagcagctggagcagctgaaCGCTATGGGCTTCATTAACCGCGAGGCTAACCTCCAAGCGCTCATCGCCACCGGTGGAGACATCAATGCGGCTATTGAGAGACTGCTGGGCTCCCAGCCTTCTTAA
- the GPATCH4 gene encoding G patch domain-containing protein 4, whose translation MNGSPKNKTRGMKFAEQQLQRHGWKQGRGLGKQENGISEAIKVKVKCDTAGVGHDPAEQFTFHWWDHLFNKSAANISVEAGQDGVQMKKLSEHDGEISNKKPRKAPSARSMLYGRFVKAATLTAGGEEPTEQVSTSESSEDEEEKLDLSSARKLTDEELVRACGGRTAHKGARHGLTMSAKLARLEEQERAFLAKYSQKEAPRGSAPERQQEAVAGASAPESSNLAERQQKAKKKKRKRSKERGGCAEEEERRARKRRKKKEKEEVAEGLESELLDSREAPEGRMDRDSPRERAKKKKKRKVQ comes from the exons ATGAACGGCTCTCCCAAGAATAAGACCAGGGGGATGAAGTTTGCAGAGCAGCAGTTACAGAGACATGGCTGGAAACAAG gcagagggctggggaagcaAGAGAACGGCATCTCTGAAGCCATCAAGGTGAAAGTGAAATGCGACACAGCTGGG GTGGGTCACGACCCAGCAGAGCAGTTCACTTTCCATTGGTGGGATCACCTCTTCAACAAGTCGGCTGCAAACATCTCGGTGGAGGCTGGGCAG GATGGCGTCCAAATGAAAAAGCTCTCTGAGCATGACGGGGAGATCAGCAACAAGAAGCCCCGCAAGGCACCCAGTGCCAGAAGCATGCTGTACGGCCGCTTTGTGAAG GCAGCCACGCTGACGGCAGGAGGGGAGGAGCCAACAGAGCAGGTTTCCACCTCTGAGAGCAGcgaggatgaggaggagaaactggaCCTGTCTAGTGCTAGGAA GCTGACAGATGAGGAGCTGGTCCGAGCCTGCGGCGGCCGCACCGCACACAA GGGAGCCCGTCACGGTCTGACCATGAGTGCCAAGCTGGCCCGACTCGAGGAGCAAGAGCGAGCCTTCCTGGCTAAGTACAGCCAGAAGGAGGCTCCCAGAGGCAGCGCCCCAGAGCGTCAGCAGGAGGCAGTGGCAGGTGCCTCGGCCCCGGAAAGCAGCAACCTGGCTGAGAGGCAGCAGAAAGCCAAGAAGAAAAAGCGGAAGAGATCCAAAGAGAGGGGGGGTTGTgccgaggaggaggagaggcgggccaggaagaggaggaagaagaaagagaaggaggaagtggCGGAGGGTTTGGAGAGTGAGTTGCTGGACTCAAGGGAGGCGCCCGAGGGGAGGATGGACCGGGACAGTCCCAGGGAAAGggccaaaaagaagaaaaagaggaaggTGCAGTGA